In Ruminiclostridium papyrosolvens DSM 2782, the following proteins share a genomic window:
- a CDS encoding MBL fold metallo-hydrolase: MKIKVVGSSSSGNCYILQSPTGKLIFDCGMPWKDTLKALNFDLSNVVGCLVTHCHKDHSKAILDVLNNGITVLTDKNTASITGTQYSLIGVEHNSQHVMGDFLVIPFNIEHDVPSLGYIIKYIPTGETILFATDTYMIRYNFKGLNYILLETNYCKDTLDKNVADGFIDVSMKKRLLKSHFSLENVKIFLDRTDLSKVQKIVLLHLSDRNSDSDRILREVSKYADTVIAEPGMEIILGCEW, encoded by the coding sequence ATGAAAATAAAAGTAGTTGGAAGTAGTTCTTCTGGCAACTGCTATATATTACAATCCCCAACTGGAAAGTTAATTTTTGACTGTGGAATGCCATGGAAGGACACGTTAAAAGCCTTAAATTTTGATTTAAGTAATGTGGTGGGGTGTTTAGTAACCCATTGTCATAAAGACCACTCAAAAGCTATTTTGGACGTTCTGAACAATGGCATAACAGTTTTAACGGATAAAAATACCGCTTCAATCACTGGGACACAGTACAGCCTTATAGGAGTAGAACATAATAGTCAACATGTAATGGGTGATTTTCTGGTAATTCCATTTAATATTGAACATGATGTGCCTAGTCTTGGATACATAATCAAGTATATTCCTACCGGGGAAACAATTCTCTTTGCTACTGATACATACATGATTCGATACAACTTCAAGGGACTTAATTATATTTTGCTAGAGACAAATTACTGCAAAGATACCTTGGATAAAAATGTAGCTGACGGATTTATTGATGTATCAATGAAAAAGAGGCTTCTAAAATCTCATTTCAGCCTTGAAAACGTAAAAATATTTCTGGATAGAACAGATTTAAGCAAAGTACAAAAGATTGTCTTATTACACCTTTCAGACCGTAACAGCGATTCTGACAGGATTTTGAGAGAGGTTAGCAAATATGCTGACACTGTAATTGCAGAGCCGGGTATGGAGATTATTTTGGGGTGTGAGTGGTAA
- a CDS encoding single-stranded DNA-binding protein, translating into MNKSILMGRLTKDTDLRYTSGNNTAVASFTLAVNRRFAKEGQPQADFINVVAWGKTAEFVGKYFTKGLQVVVVGRIQTRTWDDNEGKKHYVTEVVAEETYFADSKRTAPIANKPDSSEPTVSESGDGFYPPMEDDDLPFNGGLDFP; encoded by the coding sequence ATGAATAAATCAATACTTATGGGCCGATTGACTAAAGACACCGACCTGAGATACACCAGTGGAAACAATACAGCGGTTGCGAGCTTTACTCTTGCCGTAAACAGGCGTTTTGCAAAAGAAGGGCAGCCACAGGCAGATTTTATTAATGTAGTTGCATGGGGGAAAACTGCCGAATTTGTAGGCAAATACTTCACAAAAGGACTACAGGTTGTTGTGGTTGGTAGGATTCAGACCAGAACATGGGACGATAATGAGGGTAAAAAACATTATGTTACAGAGGTTGTTGCAGAGGAAACTTATTTTGCAGACAGCAAGAGAACAGCTCCAATTGCTAATAAGCCGGATAGTTCAGAACCTACTGTAAGTGAATCCGGGGACGGCTTCTATCCTCCTATGGAAGATGATGATTTGCCTTTTAACGGAGGGTTAGACTTCCCGTAA
- a CDS encoding helix-turn-helix domain-containing protein — translation MNLKELRNKKGLTQIEVAVKVGVSVSAYILWEKGGCSPSPENLEKLKAVLGVEG, via the coding sequence ATGAATTTAAAGGAACTCAGAAATAAAAAGGGACTTACACAGATTGAGGTAGCGGTAAAAGTTGGTGTTTCTGTTTCAGCATATATTTTGTGGGAAAAAGGCGGTTGCTCTCCATCTCCTGAAAATCTGGAGAAGTTGAAGGCAGTTTTAGGGGTTGAGGGGTGA
- a CDS encoding conserved phage C-terminal domain-containing protein codes for MIQPVGYFKTWRELFTKPIWLKSTPEQKAILVTLLAMANFKPKQWEWEGRKFEVSIGQFVTSANSIIDCCGVGITRQNVRTALERFRKLDFLTYKTTKTGILVTIINWELYQSDNEEANQPINQDLTNSQPRPNQDLTTREERKKDKKVKKVNNNIPFQSIIDYLNQKANKNYKHTSAKTQTLISARWNEGFTVQDFYTVIDNKVDTWLNDPVMNKYLRPETLFGTKFEGYLNEKGSKNGSNSGNNQQNTEGEYDFAKVMFNGDTSAADEEVDF; via the coding sequence TTGATTCAACCCGTTGGATATTTTAAAACTTGGCGAGAGTTATTTACCAAACCTATATGGCTGAAAAGTACACCTGAACAAAAAGCTATATTAGTTACTTTATTAGCAATGGCAAATTTTAAGCCAAAACAATGGGAATGGGAGGGTAGAAAGTTTGAAGTAAGTATAGGTCAATTTGTTACAAGTGCAAATTCAATTATTGATTGTTGTGGTGTTGGAATCACACGACAGAATGTAAGAACTGCTCTAGAAAGATTTAGAAAACTTGATTTTTTAACCTACAAAACAACCAAGACAGGAATCCTTGTAACCATTATAAATTGGGAGTTATACCAAAGTGATAATGAAGAAGCTAACCAACCAATTAACCAAGACCTAACCAACAGCCAACCAAGACCTAACCAAGACCTAACCACTAGAGAAGAAAGAAAGAAAGATAAGAAGGTAAAGAAGGTAAATAATAATATACCTTTCCAGTCTATTATTGATTACCTCAATCAAAAAGCAAATAAGAATTATAAACATACTTCAGCCAAAACACAAACCCTTATATCAGCTCGGTGGAATGAAGGATTTACGGTACAAGACTTTTATACAGTAATAGATAACAAAGTAGACACATGGCTTAATGACCCCGTGATGAATAAGTATCTTAGACCGGAAACTCTATTTGGTACAAAGTTTGAAGGGTACTTGAATGAGAAAGGGAGTAAGAATGGATCCAATAGCGGAAATAATCAACAAAATACAGAAGGGGAGTATGACTTTGCTAAAGTCATGTTTAACGGAGACACAAGTGCAGCAGACGAAGAAGTCGACTTTTGA
- a CDS encoding ATP-binding protein, giving the protein MQQTKKSTFDCELCQDTEFIFNAESNSAAPCKCRELKFYKRIMAASGISDSDKSKTVNAYKPKLDSEGKEHIEQKKARTIATEYLHNFQTIKLGRNNSIALLGQPGSGKTHLTIAIANELLKRGIGVLYMPYREVVTQLKQIINDEEEYQSRMDKFKMAPVLLIDDLFKGATKDGKMNESEMRIMFELINHRYLKQLPILVSSEYYSRQLVDFDDATGSRIIEMCKGRIVELKGKELNHRMEGL; this is encoded by the coding sequence GTGCAGCAGACGAAGAAGTCGACTTTTGATTGTGAATTGTGTCAGGATACAGAGTTTATATTCAATGCGGAATCTAATAGTGCTGCTCCATGTAAGTGCCGAGAGTTGAAGTTTTACAAAAGAATCATGGCAGCAAGTGGAATATCTGACAGTGATAAATCTAAAACAGTTAATGCTTATAAGCCTAAACTTGATAGCGAGGGCAAAGAACACATTGAACAAAAAAAGGCTAGAACAATAGCAACTGAGTATTTACATAACTTTCAGACTATCAAATTAGGACGAAATAATTCTATTGCTCTGTTAGGTCAACCCGGCTCAGGTAAAACACATTTAACAATAGCAATAGCAAATGAACTGCTGAAACGTGGCATTGGAGTGCTATATATGCCTTATCGTGAGGTGGTAACACAGCTCAAGCAGATAATAAACGATGAAGAAGAATACCAATCACGAATGGATAAATTTAAAATGGCCCCGGTTTTGCTGATAGATGATTTATTTAAAGGAGCAACTAAAGACGGAAAAATGAATGAATCAGAAATGCGAATAATGTTTGAACTTATTAACCACAGATATCTGAAGCAATTACCTATACTCGTTTCTTCTGAGTATTATTCTAGACAATTAGTTGACTTTGATGATGCAACCGGGAGCAGGATTATTGAAATGTGTAAGGGACGAATTGTTGAATTAAAGGGAAAGGAATTAAATCACAGAATGGAGGGCTTATAA
- a CDS encoding RusA family crossover junction endodeoxyribonuclease — protein sequence MIKLTIPGEPCAKGRPRVGKFGTYTPEKTLNYETLVKELYIIQHANKKLQGQLKIDIKAYFKIPQGEIPKAKKPKPQTLQRYNDILNGKIRHTKKPDWDNVGKIISDALNGLAYDDDSQIVSAIVEKFYSNDPRVEVEISEVAV from the coding sequence TTGATAAAACTGACAATACCGGGTGAGCCGTGTGCAAAAGGTAGGCCAAGAGTAGGTAAGTTTGGTACATATACACCTGAAAAGACACTTAACTATGAAACATTAGTTAAAGAATTATACATTATTCAACACGCCAATAAGAAACTTCAAGGACAACTCAAAATTGATATAAAAGCATATTTCAAAATCCCACAAGGCGAAATTCCCAAGGCTAAAAAACCAAAGCCCCAGACATTACAAAGATATAACGATATTCTTAACGGCAAGATAAGGCATACGAAAAAGCCTGATTGGGATAATGTCGGGAAAATTATATCTGATGCCCTCAACGGTCTTGCATATGATGATGATAGCCAGATTGTAAGTGCTATAGTTGAAAAATTCTATAGCAATGACCCAAGGGTTGAAGTAGAAATTTCAGAGGTAGCAGTATGA
- a CDS encoding DUF5651 domain-containing protein — protein MITEQQKTDLILFAAICGYLTEGVMQLGLKGNEVEEAQELGKHGLELFQAIVNRIPAQDCKKILKATKTCEIAVIPPDKVKKKVGEKELTVKREHLDELTEQALTVCETCTRDYKRCNLRKTLKKLEVAPCHDEKGKCEFKV, from the coding sequence ATGATTACTGAACAGCAGAAAACAGACTTAATTCTCTTTGCTGCAATTTGCGGATATCTGACCGAAGGAGTAATGCAGTTAGGATTAAAAGGCAATGAAGTCGAAGAAGCTCAAGAACTCGGGAAGCATGGTTTAGAGTTGTTTCAGGCGATTGTTAACAGGATACCGGCTCAGGACTGTAAGAAGATATTGAAAGCAACTAAGACCTGTGAGATTGCTGTAATTCCACCGGATAAGGTTAAAAAGAAGGTTGGAGAGAAGGAGCTCACTGTAAAACGTGAACATCTCGATGAACTGACGGAGCAGGCGTTGACTGTCTGTGAGACTTGTACCAGAGATTACAAACGGTGCAATTTGAGGAAGACATTGAAGAAATTAGAAGTTGCACCTTGCCACGATGAAAAAGGCAAGTGTGAGTTTAAGGTGTAG
- a CDS encoding DUF5131 family protein produces MRTLNKSKIEWCDSTWNPVTGCLHGCDYCYAKRIAERFGQVPCENGNCNISGDCEIEPSFNCKRYLQYEKIHDLEVAIRNFKKRTQHGKGIIQAYPYGFDPTFHKYRLLEPSQKTKPQNIFVVSMGDLFGDWVPDSWIDEVFQASFNADHHRYLFLTKNPSRYKRSVQHYESEYNPYETENWDNIWFGTTINSQKDERRVVELLNFDEGHKFLSIEPLLGEIDLTDIPGLSYPGCTTHDSLEGKLYHLDDDGKWTPDNKIEWVIVGAETGPGAKPPEPEWVQSIIDQCRDAGIPLFLKNNLNWPMKIQEYPWEKEKAK; encoded by the coding sequence GTGAGGACGTTGAACAAAAGTAAAATTGAGTGGTGCGACAGCACTTGGAACCCGGTAACGGGGTGTCTGCATGGTTGTGATTACTGCTATGCTAAAAGAATAGCTGAAAGATTTGGGCAAGTGCCTTGTGAAAACGGCAATTGTAACATAAGCGGTGATTGCGAGATTGAACCATCGTTTAACTGCAAAAGATATTTACAATATGAAAAAATTCATGATTTAGAAGTAGCTATTAGAAATTTTAAGAAAAGGACACAACATGGGAAAGGGATAATACAAGCTTACCCTTATGGCTTTGACCCAACCTTCCACAAATACCGCCTCCTAGAACCATCCCAAAAGACCAAACCTCAAAACATTTTTGTTGTTAGCATGGGCGACCTGTTCGGGGATTGGGTGCCGGATTCATGGATAGACGAAGTATTTCAGGCTTCCTTTAATGCAGACCACCACAGGTATTTGTTTTTAACCAAAAACCCAAGTAGATATAAAAGGTCAGTACAACACTATGAAAGTGAATACAATCCATATGAGACTGAAAATTGGGATAATATCTGGTTTGGAACGACTATAAATAGCCAAAAGGATGAAAGAAGAGTTGTTGAGCTATTGAACTTTGATGAAGGACACAAATTTTTAAGCATTGAGCCTTTATTGGGTGAAATAGATTTGACTGATATTCCGGGGCTAAGTTATCCGGGCTGTACTACACATGATTCGCTTGAAGGAAAACTATACCACCTTGATGATGATGGAAAATGGACACCAGATAATAAAATTGAATGGGTAATAGTCGGAGCAGAGACAGGGCCGGGAGCAAAGCCGCCGGAACCAGAGTGGGTGCAATCAATAATAGACCAGTGCCGGGATGCCGGGATACCATTATTTTTAAAAAATAATCTTAACTGGCCCATGAAAATACAAGAATATCCATGGGAGAAGGAGAAAGCAAAATGA
- a CDS encoding ASCH domain-containing protein produces MKAITLYEPWATLVAMGEKKIETRSWATSYRGPLAIHAAASMPKWVRELCPKFAKILKIKDYNGSWLYYLEHGTGPFGKVVATCDLVACLPIRTKDELNEMAYADMGENWYVIDGNEYHFGDYTPGRYAWILKNIKPLPEPIPAKGMQRIWNWNNERMCKG; encoded by the coding sequence ATGAAAGCAATAACACTTTATGAACCTTGGGCAACACTGGTTGCTATGGGTGAAAAGAAAATTGAAACTAGGTCATGGGCTACAAGTTATAGAGGCCCATTAGCAATTCACGCAGCGGCTTCAATGCCGAAGTGGGTAAGAGAACTCTGTCCCAAGTTTGCGAAGATACTCAAAATAAAGGATTATAATGGCTCATGGCTTTACTATCTGGAACATGGAACTGGCCCTTTTGGGAAGGTAGTTGCGACTTGTGACCTAGTTGCTTGCCTACCTATTAGGACAAAAGACGAACTCAATGAAATGGCCTATGCAGACATGGGTGAAAATTGGTATGTAATAGACGGCAATGAGTATCATTTTGGAGATTATACGCCAGGAAGGTATGCATGGATACTCAAAAACATTAAACCACTTCCCGAACCAATCCCGGCAAAAGGGATGCAAAGAATATGGAACTGGAATAATGAAAGGATGTGTAAAGGATGA
- a CDS encoding nucleotide modification associated domain-containing protein has translation MMKNNNKFDRHKQLCEELNEVYKAKNIAYGDSFGKTFQELGVISAVTRMYDKFNRIKALSTGAENKVMDESLKDTFKDMANYCLMTLIELEIQEQRGSEDVE, from the coding sequence ATGATGAAAAATAACAATAAATTTGATAGACATAAACAATTGTGCGAAGAACTGAACGAAGTCTACAAGGCTAAAAACATAGCCTACGGGGACAGCTTCGGGAAGACGTTTCAGGAACTTGGAGTTATCTCGGCTGTAACCCGTATGTACGATAAATTCAACAGAATTAAGGCACTTTCTACCGGGGCAGAAAATAAGGTCATGGATGAAAGCCTGAAAGACACGTTTAAAGACATGGCAAATTACTGCCTTATGACGTTGATAGAGTTGGAAATACAGGAGCAGAGAGGGAGTGAGGACGTTGAGTAA